In Triticum urartu cultivar G1812 chromosome 6, Tu2.1, whole genome shotgun sequence, the following proteins share a genomic window:
- the LOC125517196 gene encoding uncharacterized protein LOC125517196 yields MEPIQPTATQASKIRVQHEPADGGYAASGAIGALPIHLIEKILGFASSTSPLDSVCLAVVCKSWAAAVSERLARPTPHLFALKLANVHSQSPLRFMLPPEEERRHRGAIYSLPVNEEGSPSLVAPARLPSVVRDPKGMNFKLSGALPCGLLSFAVGNRVVLVNPITGAFRSDVYAPFGTGAKVRAVASANAIFDHDYAERSVPLCWCTGEWSERKLLSEEFKNIYLMAYTDGVFYALEFRGCAYTVDTRVPPPWRLKKLRAPSILEQYTPIRGRFLCYSHLLESEGAVLFVGPVLAPRQPTCRDTIGGFEVYRLDVEAARWVKVERLAADRALFVSEQSSFSVRASEVPGCMSNCIYFVGEVDDYSYVTWGVYSMEERKVLFQRPVGGSWGRYAAARWFLPAVVIPFADARAHCILGRKDKNLSSSEGQEDGSNCAKSRCYYQSFGSD; encoded by the exons ATGGAGCCGATCCAACCCACGGCCACCCAAGCGAGCAAGATCCGCGTCCAGCACGAGCCCGCTGACGGCGGATATGCGGCGAGCGGGGCTATCGGCGCCCTCCCTATCCACCTCATTGAGAAGATCCTCGGATTCGCGTCCAGCACGAGCCCGCTGGATTCGGTGTGCCTCGCCGTCGTCTGCAAGTCCTGGGCGGCGGCCGTCTCCGAGCGGCTAGCGAGACCCACCCCCCACCTGTTCGCGCTCAAGCTCGCCAACGTGCACAGCCAGTCCCCGTTACGGTTCATGCTGCCGCCCGAGGAGGAGCGCCGCCACCGCGGGGCCATCTACTCCCTGCCGGTGAACGAGGAGGGCTCGCCGTCGCTGGTGGCCCCTGCCCGCTTGCCCTCCGTGGTCCGCGACCCAAAAGGCATGAACTTTAAGCTATCCGGCGCCCTGCCCTGCGGCCTCCTCTCCTTCGCGGTCGGCAACCGCGTTGTCCTCGTCAACCCCATCACCGGCGCGTTCCGGAGCGACGTGTATGCGCCCTTCGGGACTGGAGCTAAGGTGAGGGCCGTCGCCAGCGCCAACGCGATCTTCGATCACGACTACGCCGAGAGGAGCGTCCCGCTCTGCTGGTGCACGGGGGAGTGGTCCGAGCGGAAGCTGCTCTCTGAAGAGTTCAAGAACATTTATCTGATGGCCTACACAGACGGTGTCTTCTACGCGCTGGAATTCCGGGGTTGCGCCTACACGGTGGACACACGCGTGCCACCACCATGGCGCCTGAAGAAGCTCCGTGCGCCGAGCATTCTCGAGCAGTACACCCCGATCCGCGGGCGCTTCCTCTGCTACTCGCACCTGCTGGAGTCGGAAGGGGCAGTCCTGTTTGTTGGTCCGGTGCTCGCACCACGACAACCCACATGCCGTGATACCATCGGTGGCTTCGAGGTGTACAGGCTGGATGTCGAGGCGGCACGATGGGTGAAAGTGGAGAGGCTTGCTGCTGACAGGGCGCTTTTCGTGAGTGAGCAATCATCGTTCTCTGTGCGTGCCTCGGAGGTGCCGGGGTGCATGAGCAACTGCATCTACTTTGTGGGTGAGGTTGATGACTACTCCTACGTCACCTGGGGCGTCTACTCCATGGAGGAGCGGAAGGTGCTGTTTCAGCGCCCCGTCGGTGGTTCTTGGGGAAGGTATGCTGCTGCACGCTGGTTCCTCCCTGCTGTTGTGATACCATTTGCAGATGCACGTGCGCATTGTATACTCGGGAGAAAGGACAAAAATCTAAGTTCTTCAG AAGGACAGGAGGATGGGAGCAATTGTGCGAAATCAAGATGCTACTATCAATCCTTTGGCTCTGATTGA